One part of the Humulus lupulus chromosome 9, drHumLupu1.1, whole genome shotgun sequence genome encodes these proteins:
- the LOC133801589 gene encoding uncharacterized protein LOC133801589 isoform X2, which translates to MSIDKSWINLTDRLSDEYEAGVMDFLQRARQCVDSRGLVKCPCRRCVNVEFQTIDVLENHLFVNGFLRKYTNWHWHGEDEIIPMRARIDQNDEDEMMDVLTDLMQNDNDEQAENERGQEIPTTDYRSGQHYNDLFAEIEAPLFPGCQNYTSLNFLVKLMHFKVLGKIPNKIFDGMLELLHDAFPAPNKLPKSHYAAKRLLRKLGLGYESIHVCKHDCALFWKEHAGKSKCPVCGEDRWVDKNTKGKKVPHKVMRYFPLTPRLMRKYASRHIAQHMRWHHEQRIKEDGVLRHPADGKAWKDFDRNNPTFAMEPRNVRLGLAADGFNPFGNMSLSYSMWPVVLTTYNLPPWLCMRETNFMLSLLIPGPHSPGKDFDVFLRPLIDELKELWVTGVQTRDAVDGSFFTLRAALMWTINDYPARSSLSGWTAQAPPSKRGRHKGLNTREKREQLGRPLPLEWDVRGRTYKEIGEYSSNFSRELGLLVRQYTDPDCPQWSKVPNASKERILAHLEDDLFDIGRTRYGEGHMPGILRGIDTSCAKKYSDWKYDIKEHLTINGPQNRYGGCTDTQWQKAIDFFRRPEITKRSVVNKENRKKLKELSYGGSQSIPALRYKKRNLETGQLESIPDSWMDTHHKSGTGWVTETAKNTWEELRAYRDTQQTQATDTESSTPVSSAPEDEDISLVQNVFGKRRGHQKGYGRILNIRDRTPFDFRPSQTRDEELSEMRERLRQLEEHVRTHCITPGSQSAPPPPPDDPDVGAPTQ; encoded by the exons atgtcgatcgacaagagttggattaatttgacagatcgattatccgatgagtatgaggctggtgtgatggattttctccagagagcccggcagtgcgttgactcaaggggattggtgaaatgtccgtgtaggaggtgtgtcaacgttgaatttcagacaattgatgtattagaaaatcatctttttgtaaatggttttctacggaaatataccaattggcattggcatggagaggatgaaataataccaatgagagctcggatagatcaaaatgatgaagatgagatgatggatgttctcactgatcttatgcaaaatgacaatgacgaacaagcggagaatgagcgcggtcaagagatacctacaactGACTACAGgagtgggcaacattataacgatttgtttgctgagatcgaggctccattattccccgggtgtcaaaattacacttcattgaatttcctagtgaagttaatgcatttcaaagtgttgggaaaaattcccaacaaaatatttgatggaatgctggagttgttacatgatgcatttccagccccaaataagcttccaaaatcgcactatgcagcgaaaaggttgttgcggaaacttggattgggctacgagtcaatccatgtctgcaagcatgattgcgcactgttttggaaagaacatgctggaaaaagcaaatgtcctgtttgtggagaggatcgatgggtggacaagaacaccaagggaaagaaagtgcctcataaagtgatgcgttattttcctttaacccctaggttaatgcgaaaatatgcatcgaggcacattgctcaacatatgagatggcatcacgagcaacgtataaaagaagatggtgtattgcgtcatcctgctgatgggaaagcttggaaggactttgaccgaaataatccaacatttgcaatggaacccaggaatgtgcggcttggattggctgcagatggattcaatccctttggtaatatgagtctgtcttatagtatgtggccagtagtgttgacgacatataacttgccaccatggttgtgcatgagagaaactaatttcatgttgagtttattaattccgggacctcattcgccaggaaaagattttgatgttttcttaagaccattgattgatgagttaaaagaattatgggtgactggtgtacagactcgagatgcagtcgatggcagtttcttcactcttcgggcagctttgatgtggactataaacgattacccagcaaggagtagcctttctggatggactgctcaag cgcctccaagtaaacgtggacgccataagggattgaacacgcgggaaaagagggaacagttggggcgtcctctccctctcgagtgggatgtgcgggggagaacatataaagagatcggagagtacagctcaaatttctcaagagagctcggattacttgttcgacagtacacagatccggactgtcctcaatggtcaaaagtaccaaatgcctcgaaagaaagaatacttgcacatttggaa gatgatttgtttgatattgggcgtactagatatggagaagggcatatgcctgggatcttgagaggcattgatacttcgtgtgctaaaaagtattctgactggaagtacgatattaaagagcacttaacgattaatgggccacaaaatcgttatggtggttgcacggatacgcagtggcaaaaagcaattgattttttccgtcgcccagaaattacg aaacgttctgtggtcaacaaggaaaatagaaagaaattgaaagagcttagctatggaggttctcagtcaatcccagccttacgctataaaaag cgcaatttagagactgggcaacttgagtccatcccggatagctggatggatactcaccataaatcaggcacagggtgggtgacagagacagcaaaaaatacttgg gaggaattgcgtgcataccgcgacacacagcagacacaggcaactgatactgagagttccacaccagtttcgagtgcgcctgaagatgaagacatatctttggtacaaaatgtcttcggaaaacgacggggccaccagaaaggatatggacgtatccttaacataagggaccgaactccatttgattttcgtccttcacaaactagagatgaagagttgtctgagatgagagagcgtcttcgacagttagaggagcatgtccggactcattgtatcaccccgggatctcaatctgccccaccaccaccacccgatgatcctgatgttggagcaccgactcagtag
- the LOC133801589 gene encoding uncharacterized protein LOC133801589 isoform X1 — translation MSIDKSWINLTDRLSDEYEAGVMDFLQRARQCVDSRGLVKCPCRRCVNVEFQTIDVLENHLFVNGFLRKYTNWHWHGEDEIIPMRARIDQNDEDEMMDVLTDLMQNDNDEQAENERGQEIPTTDYRSGQHYNDLFAEIEAPLFPGCQNYTSLNFLVKLMHFKVLGKIPNKIFDGMLELLHDAFPAPNKLPKSHYAAKRLLRKLGLGYESIHVCKHDCALFWKEHAGKSKCPVCGEDRWVDKNTKGKKVPHKVMRYFPLTPRLMRKYASRHIAQHMRWHHEQRIKEDGVLRHPADGKAWKDFDRNNPTFAMEPRNVRLGLAADGFNPFGNMSLSYSMWPVVLTTYNLPPWLCMRETNFMLSLLIPGPHSPGKDFDVFLRPLIDELKELWVTGVQTRDAVDGSFFTLRAALMWTINDYPARSSLSGWTAQGYHACSTCNVATPSIRLQKKVAFYGHRHFLPIRHVIRRDKKTYGVVEKRLPPQPLTMQEMFTQMSFIPDSLPGKHVSYGGQKRKRTKEQVGWRKKSIFFELPYWANIMLRHNLDVMHVEKNVCDSLVGTIVGLENKTKDTVSARVDLEKMKMRPELQLRKLNGRIQKPAAKFTFTVEDRQKFCRFLKSVKFPDGFGSNLRKNVIDNDNKITGLKSHDCHIIMQRLLPVGVHAFLEKSMSTTIIELCTFFKLICARTLKVSDLEKVQTSIVEIVCKLENIFPPAFFDIMVHLLIHLPEEAILGGPVHMRWMYPFERYMKKLKNYVCNKARPEGSIAEGYVVDERLQVNVDAIRD, via the exons atgtcgatcgacaagagttggattaatttgacagatcgattatccgatgagtatgaggctggtgtgatggattttctccagagagcccggcagtgcgttgactcaaggggattggtgaaatgtccgtgtaggaggtgtgtcaacgttgaatttcagacaattgatgtattagaaaatcatctttttgtaaatggttttctacggaaatataccaattggcattggcatggagaggatgaaataataccaatgagagctcggatagatcaaaatgatgaagatgagatgatggatgttctcactgatcttatgcaaaatgacaatgacgaacaagcggagaatgagcgcggtcaagagatacctacaactGACTACAGgagtgggcaacattataacgatttgtttgctgagatcgaggctccattattccccgggtgtcaaaattacacttcattgaatttcctagtgaagttaatgcatttcaaagtgttgggaaaaattcccaacaaaatatttgatggaatgctggagttgttacatgatgcatttccagccccaaataagcttccaaaatcgcactatgcagcgaaaaggttgttgcggaaacttggattgggctacgagtcaatccatgtctgcaagcatgattgcgcactgttttggaaagaacatgctggaaaaagcaaatgtcctgtttgtggagaggatcgatgggtggacaagaacaccaagggaaagaaagtgcctcataaagtgatgcgttattttcctttaacccctaggttaatgcgaaaatatgcatcgaggcacattgctcaacatatgagatggcatcacgagcaacgtataaaagaagatggtgtattgcgtcatcctgctgatgggaaagcttggaaggactttgaccgaaataatccaacatttgcaatggaacccaggaatgtgcggcttggattggctgcagatggattcaatccctttggtaatatgagtctgtcttatagtatgtggccagtagtgttgacgacatataacttgccaccatggttgtgcatgagagaaactaatttcatgttgagtttattaattccgggacctcattcgccaggaaaagattttgatgttttcttaagaccattgattgatgagttaaaagaattatgggtgactggtgtacagactcgagatgcagtcgatggcagtttcttcactcttcgggcagctttgatgtggactataaacgattacccagcaaggagtagcctttctggatggactgctcaaggttatcatgcttgctctacttgcaatgtggcaacaccatctattcgtttacaaaagaaggttgctttttatggtcatagacattttttaccaatcaGACATGTcattagaagggacaagaagacatatggtgtcGTTGAAAAGAGATTACCACCACagccattaaccatgcaagaaatgttcacacaaatgagttttatacctgattctcttcctggtaagcatgtcagttatggcggccaaaaaagaaagcgtacaaaagagcaagttggttggcggaaaaaaagtatattttttgagctcccatattgggccaacataatgctgcgacacaatctagatgttatgcatgttgagaaaaatgtgtgtgacagtttagtaggcacaatagttgggctggagaataagaccaaagacacagttagtgccagagtagacttggagaagatgaagatgagaccagagttacagctgaggaagttgaatggtcggatacaaaagcctgcggccaaattcactttcactgttgaagatcgccaaaagttttgtcgatttcttaaatcagtgaagtttccagatggttttggatctaacctaaggaaaaatgtgaTTGACAATGACAATAAGATAACTGGTTTGAAATCGcatgattgtcacatcattatgcaacgccttttgccagttggtgtgcatgcattcctagagaaatcaatgagtacaactattattgagttatgcactttcttcaagctcatttgtgcgagaactctaaaagtctcagatttagaaaaagtccaaacttcaattgttgagattgtttgcaagttagagaatattttcccacctgcttttttcgatatcatggtccatctactaatacatttaccggaagaagcaatacttggaggaccggttcacatgaggtggatgtatccttttgaaaggtatatgaaaaaattgaagaattatgtctGTAACAAAGCACGTCCAGAGGGCtcaatagcagaaggatatgtggttgatgag cgcctccaagtaaacgtggacgccataagggattga